Proteins encoded within one genomic window of Micromonospora halotolerans:
- a CDS encoding cation:proton antiporter — MLLLCFAVVLLAAVLVSALANRTILSTAALFLVAGFVLGEGTTGVLHLRADSPIVAQLAELALFAVLFTDGMRVGWADLRSAWRLPGRALGWGLPLTLLVTAVLAHYVAGLGWPEALLIGAILAPTDPVFAAALVGNDKVPARLRHLLNVESGVNDGLALPFVVVLLAVAAGSDDLHLGELATELAVGLAIGVLVPLFAIALERTRFFAASAAYAPLNGVAIGLLVLALGKATHGNLFLAAFAAGITVATFGPRERSAFEHFGENVAELLKLAALLVFGALISPAFLGEISWAGWAFAVLAIVVARPLALSVSFLRSGLSLREQAAAMWFGPKGFASVVYGLLVLESGIGAADEVFHLVALTIVISILAHSSTDVVVARAFDDNRETPHWHGTLRRVRRTVVRRPRAGRRPAEVVRDGSAAGDGTEDAQPRAK, encoded by the coding sequence ATGCTGCTGCTCTGCTTCGCCGTCGTCCTGCTCGCCGCCGTGCTGGTGTCGGCGCTGGCGAACCGTACGATCCTCTCGACGGCGGCGTTGTTCCTGGTCGCCGGTTTCGTCCTGGGCGAGGGCACCACCGGGGTTCTGCACCTGCGGGCCGACTCGCCGATCGTGGCGCAGCTGGCGGAGCTGGCGCTGTTCGCGGTGCTGTTCACCGATGGGATGCGGGTGGGTTGGGCGGACCTGCGAAGCGCGTGGCGGTTGCCGGGTCGGGCGTTGGGCTGGGGTTTGCCGTTGACGCTCCTGGTCACCGCGGTGTTGGCGCACTACGTGGCCGGGCTCGGGTGGCCCGAGGCGCTGCTGATCGGGGCGATCCTGGCCCCGACCGATCCGGTGTTCGCGGCCGCGCTGGTGGGCAACGACAAGGTGCCGGCCCGGCTGCGGCACCTGCTCAACGTTGAGTCCGGCGTGAACGACGGCCTGGCGCTGCCGTTCGTGGTGGTGCTCCTCGCCGTCGCGGCCGGTTCCGATGACCTGCATCTGGGTGAGCTGGCGACCGAACTGGCCGTCGGACTGGCGATCGGGGTGCTGGTGCCGCTGTTCGCGATCGCGTTGGAGCGGACCCGGTTCTTCGCCGCGTCGGCGGCGTACGCGCCGTTGAACGGGGTGGCCATCGGGCTGCTGGTGCTGGCGCTGGGCAAGGCCACGCACGGCAATCTGTTCCTGGCCGCGTTCGCCGCCGGCATCACGGTGGCGACCTTCGGGCCGCGGGAGCGCTCGGCGTTCGAGCACTTCGGCGAGAATGTGGCCGAGCTGCTGAAGCTGGCCGCGCTGCTGGTGTTCGGGGCGCTGATCTCACCGGCGTTCCTGGGCGAGATCTCATGGGCCGGTTGGGCGTTCGCGGTGCTGGCGATCGTGGTGGCTCGCCCGCTGGCGCTGTCGGTGTCGTTCCTGCGCTCCGGGTTGAGCCTGCGTGAGCAAGCCGCGGCGATGTGGTTCGGTCCGAAGGGCTTCGCCTCGGTGGTCTACGGACTCCTGGTGCTGGAGTCCGGCATCGGCGCTGCGGACGAGGTGTTCCATCTCGTCGCGTTGACGATCGTCATCTCGATCCTGGCGCACTCCTCGACCGACGTGGTGGTCGCTCGGGCGTTCGACGACAACCGGGAAACGCCGCACTGGCACGGCACCCTGCGCCGGGTGCGTCGCACGGTGGTGCGGCGACCACGCGCCGGCCGCCGCCCGGCGGAGGTCGTCCGCGACGGGTCGGCGGCCGGCGACGGAACCGAAGACGCTCAGCCCAGGGCGAAGTAG
- a CDS encoding ABC transporter ATP-binding protein — translation MNLTVNAGEVFGFLGPNGAGKSTTIRLLLGLARPSAGRARIFDVDAGDVAAAHRLLAYVPADVALWPQLTGGELLELLAATGPGIDSGYRADLVDRFDLDLSRPARTYSTGNRQKVALVAAFATRAPLLVLDEPTSGLDPLMELQFRRAVAEARDNGQTVFLCSHQLSEVQAVCDRVAILHAGRLVDVATVPELRRLHRAEVTAQFTGHPPDLADLPGIELLDQADGMLRFFLAGPPAAALRALAAADITALSVREPSLEEIFLDYYGQADR, via the coding sequence TTGAACCTCACCGTCAACGCCGGGGAGGTGTTCGGGTTCCTCGGCCCCAACGGCGCCGGCAAGTCCACCACGATCCGTCTGCTGCTCGGGCTGGCCCGTCCCTCCGCAGGCCGCGCCCGGATCTTCGACGTGGACGCCGGCGACGTCGCCGCCGCGCACCGGCTGCTGGCCTACGTGCCGGCCGACGTGGCGCTGTGGCCCCAGCTGACCGGCGGGGAGCTACTGGAGCTCCTCGCCGCCACCGGCCCGGGTATCGACTCCGGCTATCGCGCCGACCTCGTCGACCGGTTCGACCTCGACCTTTCCCGGCCGGCCCGCACCTACTCCACCGGCAACCGGCAGAAGGTGGCGCTCGTCGCCGCGTTCGCCACCCGCGCTCCCCTGCTCGTGCTGGACGAACCGACCAGCGGCCTGGACCCGTTGATGGAATTGCAGTTCCGCCGGGCCGTCGCCGAGGCACGCGACAACGGGCAGACGGTGTTCCTCTGCTCCCACCAACTGTCCGAGGTGCAGGCCGTCTGCGACCGGGTGGCGATCCTGCACGCCGGTCGGCTCGTCGACGTCGCGACGGTGCCCGAGCTGCGGCGGCTGCACCGCGCGGAGGTCACCGCACAGTTCACCGGCCACCCCCCGGACCTGGCCGACCTACCCGGCATCGAACTGCTCGACCAAGCGGATGGGATGCTGCGTTTCTTCCTGGCCGGACCGCCCGCTGCGGCGCTGCGGGCCCTTGCCGCCGCCGACATCACCGCCCTCAGCGTGCGGGAACCGAGCCTCGAGGAGATCTTCCTCGACTACTACGGCCAAGCCGACCGGTGA
- a CDS encoding DUF417 family protein gives MGTRRASADDLASVGFSVLRCALATNILWIGVLKFKQYEVENDEPLVTSSPLFSRLREKLGAQKLNRLIGVTEISVGSLIAAKSLAPKASAFGSFGAVGMFLTTLSFLATTPGARQEGQGILSLSLLGQFVLKDTVLLGAALLTAAESLRAASHR, from the coding sequence ATGGGCACACGACGCGCCTCGGCCGACGACCTCGCCTCCGTAGGCTTCTCGGTCCTGCGCTGCGCACTGGCGACGAACATCTTGTGGATCGGTGTGCTCAAGTTCAAGCAGTACGAGGTGGAGAACGACGAGCCCCTGGTTACCTCGAGTCCGTTGTTCTCGCGGCTCCGCGAGAAGCTGGGTGCACAAAAGCTCAACCGACTCATCGGGGTCACGGAGATCAGCGTGGGCTCTCTCATCGCCGCGAAGTCGCTTGCGCCCAAAGCGTCGGCGTTCGGTAGTTTCGGGGCGGTGGGAATGTTCCTCACCACGCTCAGTTTCCTGGCCACGACGCCCGGGGCTCGGCAGGAAGGGCAGGGGATTTTGAGCCTTTCTCTGCTGGGGCAATTCGTGTTGAAGGACACGGTGCTCCTCGGTGCCGCTCTCCTGACAGCTGCGGAGTCGCTGCGCGCCGCCAGCCACCGATAA
- a CDS encoding NADP-dependent oxidoreductase yields MKAIVVTDRAAGTAGMRLVERPEPEPALNDVVVQVHASGFVPTELAWPSTWTDRLGRDRTPSIPGHELAGVVSALGYGTTGLSVGQRVFGLTDWTRDGTLAEYVAVEARNLAPLPGEVDFTVGASLPISGLTAWQGLFEHGRLRAGQSVLVHGAAGAVGSMVAQLAREAGAYVIGTGRAADRQAALDFGAQEFVDLENDTLEDVGGVDLVFDVIGGDIGKRSAGLIRAGGTLVSVVGPPAARPADGLAVDFVVEADRAQLGEVIRRVRDGRLRTNIGTVATFDDAVAALNPTERITGKTVIRVRP; encoded by the coding sequence ATGAAAGCGATCGTGGTGACGGACCGGGCTGCGGGAACGGCCGGTATGAGGCTGGTGGAGCGGCCCGAGCCGGAACCGGCGCTGAACGACGTCGTCGTTCAGGTTCATGCGTCGGGATTCGTCCCGACTGAGCTGGCGTGGCCCTCGACCTGGACCGATCGCCTCGGCCGGGACCGGACGCCGTCGATCCCCGGCCACGAGCTGGCCGGAGTGGTCAGCGCTCTCGGGTATGGCACGACGGGACTGTCTGTGGGACAGCGGGTGTTCGGCCTCACGGACTGGACTCGCGACGGCACCCTGGCGGAGTATGTGGCTGTCGAGGCGCGTAACCTCGCGCCGCTGCCCGGCGAGGTCGACTTCACGGTGGGCGCGAGCCTGCCGATTTCGGGCCTGACCGCGTGGCAGGGCCTGTTCGAGCACGGCCGCCTTCGGGCGGGGCAGAGCGTCCTCGTGCACGGCGCGGCCGGCGCAGTCGGATCGATGGTGGCGCAGCTGGCACGCGAGGCCGGCGCCTACGTCATCGGCACCGGGCGCGCTGCCGACCGCCAGGCCGCGCTCGACTTCGGCGCGCAGGAGTTCGTCGACCTTGAGAACGACACCCTGGAAGACGTCGGCGGAGTCGATCTGGTGTTCGATGTGATCGGCGGCGACATCGGGAAGCGGTCCGCAGGTCTGATTCGAGCCGGAGGAACGCTGGTGTCGGTCGTCGGGCCGCCGGCGGCGCGGCCCGCCGACGGCCTGGCGGTCGACTTCGTTGTCGAAGCCGATCGCGCGCAACTGGGTGAGGTCATCCGGCGGGTGCGGGACGGACGACTACGGACGAACATCGGCACCGTCGCGACCTTCGACGACGCCGTCGCCGCTTTGAATCCGACCGAGCGGATCACCGGGAAGACAGTCATCCGCGTTCGGCCGTAG
- a CDS encoding DUF6510 family protein → MSTTNAGAEDAPWVDGNALAGPLGEIMGADFTVAELTCAGCRTTRPLAAMRVFDRAPGLVARCPHCEHVVMRVVRTTGRFLVDLRGSLVLSLPVPQ, encoded by the coding sequence ATGTCGACCACCAACGCCGGAGCCGAGGACGCACCCTGGGTGGACGGTAACGCCCTCGCCGGACCGCTCGGCGAGATCATGGGGGCCGACTTCACCGTTGCCGAGCTCACCTGCGCCGGGTGCCGAACGACCCGTCCGCTGGCCGCGATGCGCGTGTTCGACCGAGCGCCCGGCCTCGTCGCCCGATGTCCCCACTGCGAGCACGTCGTCATGCGCGTGGTGCGCACGACCGGCCGTTTCCTGGTCGACCTGCGTGGGTCGCTCGTCCTCAGCCTCCCAGTGCCGCAGTAG
- a CDS encoding FAD-binding oxidoreductase, with amino-acid sequence MARAAVPGRLTWQAATVAATRAETATARTLVLDVDGWTGHVPGQHVDVRLTAPDGYTAYRSYSISSAPGPDWLEVTVQAVTDGEVSPYLVDVAEPGDQLEIRGPLGGWFVRRPADPRPALLIGGGSGVAPLMSMVRAAMNPTRLLYSTRSPSDALFTSDLATARAAGDGLVAVTHVYTRVAPPGWPAPPRRLDADALSRVAWPRDADAVAFVCGPTGFVETVADLLVDIGHDPANIRTERFGPTGG; translated from the coding sequence ATGGCGCGAGCAGCGGTACCGGGCAGACTGACCTGGCAGGCGGCGACCGTAGCCGCCACCCGGGCGGAGACTGCGACGGCCCGGACCCTGGTCCTCGACGTCGACGGCTGGACGGGTCACGTGCCGGGGCAGCACGTCGACGTCCGGTTGACGGCGCCCGACGGCTACACGGCGTACCGCAGCTACTCGATCTCGTCCGCCCCGGGTCCCGACTGGCTCGAGGTGACCGTCCAGGCGGTGACTGACGGTGAGGTCTCGCCGTACCTCGTCGACGTTGCAGAGCCGGGCGACCAACTCGAGATCCGTGGACCGCTCGGCGGCTGGTTCGTACGCCGACCCGCCGATCCGCGGCCGGCGTTGCTGATCGGCGGCGGGTCCGGCGTGGCGCCGCTGATGTCGATGGTGCGTGCGGCGATGAATCCCACGAGGCTGCTCTACTCGACCCGATCCCCGTCCGATGCGCTGTTCACCTCGGATCTTGCAACTGCACGAGCCGCAGGCGATGGGCTCGTCGCCGTCACACATGTCTATACCAGGGTCGCGCCGCCCGGCTGGCCAGCCCCGCCCCGACGACTGGACGCGGACGCCCTCTCCCGCGTCGCCTGGCCCCGTGATGCCGACGCGGTGGCGTTCGTCTGCGGGCCCACCGGATTCGTCGAGACCGTTGCCGACCTCCTCGTCGACATCGGCCACGACCCCGCGAACATCCGCACTGAACGTTTTGGACCCACCGGAGGATGA
- a CDS encoding sulfite oxidase-like oxidoreductase — translation MAVITRGFGGRRRDDTDLPPGQYRTDDFPVLSAGPTPRIGLDKWELAVVTETGERSTWSWAEFTALPADEPTVDIHCVTHWSKFGTRWRGVSVDTLLADVETAAEYVVAHSYGGYTTNIPLEDLLDGQAWVAYEFDGEPLVPVHGGPARLLIPHLYFWKSAKWLRALELRLDDEPGFWETAGYHNYGDPWREQRYRAD, via the coding sequence ATGGCAGTGATCACACGCGGCTTCGGCGGCCGCAGACGCGACGACACCGATCTCCCGCCCGGCCAGTACCGCACAGACGACTTCCCGGTGCTGTCGGCGGGACCGACACCGCGCATCGGCCTCGACAAGTGGGAACTCGCCGTCGTCACCGAGACCGGCGAGCGGAGCACATGGTCATGGGCGGAGTTCACCGCCCTTCCTGCCGACGAGCCGACCGTGGACATCCATTGCGTCACGCACTGGTCGAAGTTCGGCACGAGATGGCGAGGCGTCTCGGTGGACACGTTGCTGGCCGACGTCGAGACCGCGGCCGAGTACGTCGTCGCCCACTCCTACGGCGGCTACACCACGAACATCCCCCTCGAGGACCTTCTCGACGGCCAGGCCTGGGTGGCGTACGAGTTCGACGGCGAGCCGCTGGTGCCGGTGCATGGCGGGCCAGCTCGTCTCCTCATTCCTCACCTGTACTTCTGGAAGAGCGCGAAATGGCTGCGCGCACTGGAGCTGCGTCTCGACGACGAGCCCGGGTTCTGGGAGACGGCCGGCTACCACAACTACGGAGACCCATGGCGCGAGCAGCGGTACCGGGCAGACTGA